A region from the Cellvibrio sp. PSBB006 genome encodes:
- a CDS encoding SRPBCC family protein, translated as MSNEANTVRLHRVLRAPAERVYKAFTDKSAIERWLPPYGFTGTIHTMDVRVGGGYKMSFTNFGTGSSHSFTVEYTELVPNEYIQHKDRFDDENLPGEMTVSITLKTVLCGTEISIVQAGIPDVIPTEMCYLGWQESLEQLIKLVEPDISDNG; from the coding sequence ATGTCTAATGAAGCAAACACTGTGCGATTACACCGCGTGCTGCGGGCGCCCGCCGAGCGCGTGTATAAGGCGTTTACCGATAAAAGTGCTATTGAGCGCTGGCTGCCGCCCTATGGGTTTACCGGTACGATCCACACCATGGATGTCCGCGTCGGCGGCGGCTATAAAATGTCGTTCACCAATTTCGGCACCGGCAGCAGCCACTCGTTTACGGTGGAATATACTGAACTGGTGCCCAATGAATACATTCAACACAAAGATCGTTTTGATGATGAGAATCTGCCCGGAGAAATGACAGTTTCCATTACCCTCAAAACAGTCTTGTGTGGGACGGAAATCAGTATTGTTCAGGCGGGTATCCCCGACGTCATTCCAACAGAAATGTGTTATCTGGGTTGGCAGGAATCGCTGGAGCAACTGATCAAACTGGTTGAGCCTGACATTTCGGATAATGGATGA
- a CDS encoding serine hydrolase, which translates to MKVRKLVSIVLVFMCVSASAFADKTDTMQEALKSIMHQHKIPDLSVSVIRSGKIVYIADLHQRNDKILQTETGITRFRIASITKLFTAQAIMQLVEKDKLRLDDDVAVYIPEFKNDHITIQHLLTHHGGLQDKVWPEPFSEDSGFNAYLKNVLAVNPDTKPGIQFQYSDTGFNLLGQVITKVSGLPYHIYIERNILKPVLMESSGYYSGSTGVQPDVEPFKNGQLIPHDQQWPFDPQFFPSEGLISNVNDLSLWVQAVLTRSSKLLSKKSYKQMTTPLEKTSWEETRIGLGWFITRRHQIDYVYHMGGIRGYESVLVMEPSANNAIILLTNSSDVPRWEIIDEIEQVLKGGKISGASARSRIF; encoded by the coding sequence ATGAAAGTACGGAAGCTCGTTTCGATAGTTCTGGTGTTTATGTGTGTATCGGCATCGGCATTTGCGGATAAAACGGACACCATGCAAGAGGCTTTAAAAAGCATCATGCACCAGCACAAGATTCCCGATTTATCGGTCAGTGTCATACGGTCAGGGAAGATCGTGTATATCGCTGACTTACATCAGCGGAACGATAAAATTCTGCAAACTGAAACCGGCATTACACGCTTTAGAATTGCGTCTATCACCAAGCTGTTTACCGCTCAAGCAATCATGCAGTTGGTGGAAAAAGATAAGCTAAGGCTCGATGACGACGTTGCTGTGTATATTCCTGAATTTAAAAACGACCACATTACCATCCAGCATCTACTCACCCATCACGGCGGCTTGCAGGATAAAGTTTGGCCCGAGCCCTTCAGTGAGGACAGCGGGTTCAATGCTTATCTTAAAAATGTGCTGGCCGTGAATCCGGATACTAAACCGGGCATTCAATTTCAATATTCCGATACCGGTTTTAATTTGCTCGGCCAGGTTATTACCAAGGTTTCCGGGCTGCCCTATCACATTTACATCGAACGCAATATTCTGAAGCCTGTGTTAATGGAAAGCTCTGGTTATTATTCTGGATCGACCGGCGTACAACCAGATGTGGAACCTTTTAAGAACGGGCAGCTTATCCCTCACGACCAGCAATGGCCTTTTGATCCACAGTTTTTTCCCAGTGAAGGGTTAATTAGCAACGTTAACGATTTAAGTTTGTGGGTCCAGGCAGTTTTGACCAGGTCATCTAAACTTCTGTCAAAAAAATCCTATAAACAAATGACCACGCCTTTAGAAAAAACATCCTGGGAAGAAACCCGCATTGGTTTGGGTTGGTTCATAACTCGCCGTCATCAGATCGACTATGTTTACCATATGGGTGGTATACGCGGCTATGAATCCGTTCTTGTGATGGAGCCCAGTGCTAACAACGCTATTATTTTATTGACGAACAGTAGTGATGTGCCGCGCTGGGAAATTATTGATGAGATTGAGCAGGTATTGAAGGGTGGAAAAATTAGCGGAGCTTCGGCAAGATCCCGTATCTTCTGA
- a CDS encoding helix-turn-helix transcriptional regulator, translated as MLAKRKIRGKELATEIGITEQNLSLLRTGKVKGVRFSTLEQICQILECQPGDILEYVPDE; from the coding sequence ATGTTGGCCAAACGCAAAATTCGTGGCAAAGAACTTGCCACGGAGATCGGCATTACCGAACAGAACTTATCGCTGCTGCGTACCGGTAAAGTGAAAGGTGTGCGCTTTTCAACGCTCGAGCAAATTTGCCAAATTCTGGAGTGCCAACCGGGGGATATTCTTGAATATGTTCCGGATGAATAG
- a CDS encoding DUF2975 domain-containing protein, with protein sequence MTRHFSRLIALGCMAILIAAPVAALYFLIDIEQFAVMAKSNLNLPIQWQTVSNIQWYGLWLLTILYIATGLAGLFFLRRAFANFARGELFNYSNSRDLRLFSVFLFVQALAKPLHFSLASMLLSMNHPAGQKMLSISLGSGEINVIALAMILWVMSDLLVSASKLENENKQFI encoded by the coding sequence ATGACTCGCCATTTTTCACGCTTAATCGCTCTGGGCTGCATGGCCATACTTATTGCAGCCCCTGTGGCTGCGCTGTATTTCCTGATCGACATAGAACAATTTGCCGTAATGGCCAAAAGCAACCTGAATCTGCCGATACAATGGCAGACAGTCTCTAACATACAGTGGTACGGCTTATGGCTGTTGACCATCTTATATATTGCCACTGGCTTGGCTGGTCTCTTTTTCTTACGTCGTGCGTTCGCCAACTTCGCTAGAGGAGAGCTCTTTAATTACAGCAACAGCCGTGACTTGCGCCTGTTTTCCGTTTTTCTATTCGTGCAGGCACTTGCCAAACCCTTGCATTTTTCGCTCGCCAGTATGTTGTTATCAATGAATCATCCCGCGGGCCAAAAGATGCTTTCGATTTCTTTGGGAAGTGGTGAAATTAACGTGATCGCACTGGCCATGATTCTGTGGGTGATGAGCGACCTGCTGGTAAGCGCCAGCAAGCTCGAAAACGAAAACAAGCAATTCATCTAG